In the genome of Paenibacillus pabuli, the window TTCCCGCTAATCAGGGCGCTGAGTCCATCGGCTGTTGTAAGTTCGACCGGACTGATGTCACTCCAGGTTAATCCGGCTTCCTCCAGCATTTTGAGCAGGAAATAGTGGGCTGTTGTATTTTTTACGAAAGCAACTTTCTTGCCTTTCAGGTCAGCAACCGACTTGATCGAAGAACCTTTGGGAACAACGACCTCCTGATTCAAGGTGCTGCCTTGTTGTACCGCAATAATTTTGAAGCTTCCACCATTGGCAGCCTGAGATGCAAAAATGGGCGGAATTTCACTGGTTACACCAAAGTCTAGTTGGTTTGCAGCCATCGCTTCAAGGATCAGGTTACCTCCCTGAAATACGTTATAAGTGACTTTATAGGGGGTGTCATCGAGTCCGGCGGCTTTGAGCCCCAATTCAAGATTGCCCCATCCGGTCTGACCAACCCGAATGGTAACGTCTTTATTTGAAGCAGCTGATGCCGCTGTCGGTGTTGTACCTGTACCCGCGGCCTGATTGTCAGTTCCGGCAGAGCAGCCGGAAATCAGCAACAACAGAAGCGCGCTCAGAAAGACAGTTAAGGAAAGAGTGTAATGGCGGTTTGGATGGATCATAGGGAGGAAACCTCCTTGGTGTATGTATTGCTTTCACTGGACTGACTGGATTCTATGAATGTTTGGCCAATACGGTCTGCCTGAAGAAGGGCTTCGGTTACCTGCGCCGTGCTAACTCCGAAGGAGAGATGTGCCGCACTGCCTTCCCGCAGCTGTAGTCCTGCAGCAATGCGCGCAGCAGCTTCCTGAGGCTGTTGTTGAATGCCGAGTTGGGCAAGAGTGATCGGCAGATTCAGCTTATGTAACAGCGTGGTCAGCT includes:
- a CDS encoding ABC transporter substrate-binding protein, encoding MIHPNRHYTLSLTVFLSALLLLLISGCSAGTDNQAAGTGTTPTAASAASNKDVTIRVGQTGWGNLELGLKAAGLDDTPYKVTYNVFQGGNLILEAMAANQLDFGVTSEIPPIFASQAANGGSFKIIAVQQGSTLNQEVVVPKGSSIKSVADLKGKKVAFVKNTTAHYFLLKMLEEAGLTWSDISPVELTTADGLSALISGKVDALASYGNAIISAHQNEATTLASAKDILSGSFLVAASDQAIANAEQKEALADYLERINKFNDWARANKDAWAQITADNTHQPVEQALKTYTDGEAQRPSRIVAISDEAIKSEQDVADTFQQAGIFDQAVDVSTFWSDALQDQLPAPASQ